The Streptomyces sp. NBC_00224 genome has a window encoding:
- a CDS encoding ATP-dependent helicase — translation MSSSSFTGRTTYPQVRRRSAGAYRLVRTPLRPVDPPLLDARQRAVVDHGRGPLLVLAGPGTGKTTTLVEAVAARVAAGTDPERILVLTFSRKAAVELRDRMALRLGGTRGPQATTFHSYCYALVRAHQDADLFAEPLRLLSGPEQDVAVRDLLAGQLGLEREGLAPVRWPDELRACLTTRGFADEVRAVLARSRELGLGPDALADFARRTGRPDWRAAAAFLAEYLDVLDLQGVLDYAELVHRAVLLAERAPHSGTSSHVSSSAPSYGPALADAYDAVFVDEYQDTDPAQVRLLRALAGGGRTLVAFGDPDQSIYAFRGADVNGILDFPDTFPRADGTPAPVEVLTTSRRSGEALLTATRLLTRRMPMPRLPSEKVRAHRELAAVRAGGRVESYTYPTASTELENIADIVRRAHLEEGVPWHDMAVLTRAGTRALSALRRALTSAGVPVEVDGTDIPLRHEPAVTPLLTALRAVATAALPGPAEAGDESGGAAADGEAADDTPPTWLDPETALDLLTSPLGGMDSADIRRLGRALRDEERAAGNRVPPPSDLLLARVLAEPERLVAHDPAYARGAQRLSALLRKARELLEGGGTAAEALWELWSGTPWPQRLERAALRGGTAGRNADRDLDAVCALFDTAARAEERTGGRGALNFLEEVDAQDIAADTLTRRAVRPDAVRLMTAHRSKGLEWSLVVVAGVQEGLWPDLRRRGSLLEADRIGRDGLAEPLTPGALLAEERRLFYVAATRARDRLVVTAVKAPADDGDQPSRFLAELGEEPKDVTGRPRRPLAVAALVAELRATTVDPEASEALRDAAARRLARLAALTDDEGQPLVPAAHPDRWWGLNEPTRSAVPLRDRDHPVVLSGSALDQLANTCALQWFLGREVKADAPATAAQGFGNVVHVLADEVASGRTPADLAVLMERLDSVWDALAFDAPWKSAQEKNNARVALERFLRWHTLDRTGRTPVATEHDFDVTLEAGEYEVRIRGSMDRVEQDEAGRAYVVDFKTGKQAPTANEVAAHPQLAVYQLAVERGAVDEAFAGERPASGGAELVHLRQPAPKKEGGEAYPKVQAQEPLAGEWVGDLLATAAGRVLDEHFTPNPGQHCTNCTFRTSCSAQPEGRQVLE, via the coding sequence CTGAGGCCGGTGGACCCCCCTTTGCTGGACGCACGGCAGCGGGCGGTGGTTGACCACGGCCGTGGGCCGCTGCTCGTCCTCGCCGGACCGGGCACCGGCAAGACCACGACGCTCGTCGAGGCGGTCGCGGCCAGGGTGGCCGCCGGGACCGACCCCGAGCGCATCCTCGTCCTCACCTTCAGCCGCAAGGCGGCGGTGGAGCTCCGCGACCGGATGGCGCTGCGCCTGGGCGGCACCCGGGGCCCGCAGGCCACCACCTTCCACTCCTACTGCTACGCCCTGGTCCGCGCCCACCAGGACGCCGACCTGTTCGCCGAGCCGCTGCGACTGCTGTCCGGCCCCGAGCAGGACGTGGCCGTGCGCGATCTGCTGGCCGGCCAGCTCGGCCTGGAGCGCGAGGGGCTCGCCCCCGTCCGCTGGCCCGACGAACTGCGCGCCTGTCTGACCACGCGCGGCTTCGCCGACGAGGTGCGCGCGGTGCTCGCCCGCAGCCGGGAGCTGGGCCTGGGGCCGGACGCACTGGCCGACTTCGCCCGGCGCACCGGCCGCCCCGACTGGCGTGCGGCGGCCGCGTTCTTGGCCGAATATCTCGACGTCCTCGACCTCCAGGGCGTACTGGACTACGCGGAACTGGTCCACCGGGCGGTGCTGCTCGCCGAGCGCGCCCCGCACTCCGGCACGTCGTCCCACGTCTCCTCCTCCGCCCCGTCGTACGGGCCCGCTCTGGCCGATGCGTACGACGCGGTGTTCGTGGACGAGTACCAGGACACCGACCCGGCTCAGGTCCGCCTGCTGCGGGCCCTCGCGGGCGGGGGGCGCACGCTGGTCGCCTTCGGCGACCCGGACCAGTCGATCTACGCGTTCCGGGGCGCCGACGTCAACGGGATCCTCGACTTTCCGGACACGTTTCCGCGCGCCGACGGCACTCCGGCGCCGGTCGAGGTGCTGACGACGTCGCGCCGCTCGGGCGAGGCGCTCCTCACGGCGACCCGGCTGCTGACCCGGCGGATGCCGATGCCGCGGCTGCCGTCCGAGAAGGTACGGGCGCACCGCGAGCTGGCGGCGGTACGCGCGGGCGGGCGCGTCGAGTCGTACACCTACCCGACGGCCTCCACGGAGCTGGAGAACATCGCGGACATCGTCCGGCGCGCCCATCTGGAAGAGGGCGTTCCGTGGCATGACATGGCGGTCCTGACCCGCGCTGGCACCCGCGCCCTGTCGGCCCTGCGACGCGCCCTGACCTCGGCGGGCGTCCCGGTGGAGGTGGACGGCACGGACATCCCCCTGCGCCACGAGCCCGCGGTGACGCCCCTGCTGACGGCCCTGCGGGCGGTGGCGACCGCGGCGCTGCCGGGTCCGGCGGAGGCGGGCGACGAGAGCGGTGGCGCGGCCGCCGACGGCGAGGCGGCCGATGACACCCCGCCCACCTGGCTCGACCCCGAAACCGCCCTCGACCTGCTCACCTCGCCCCTCGGCGGCATGGACAGCGCCGACATCCGCCGCCTCGGCCGCGCCCTGCGCGACGAGGAGCGGGCGGCGGGCAATCGCGTGCCGCCGCCCTCCGACCTCCTCCTCGCGCGCGTGCTCGCCGAGCCGGAGCGGCTCGTCGCGCACGACCCCGCGTACGCCCGGGGCGCCCAGCGTCTGAGCGCGCTGCTGCGCAAGGCCCGCGAGCTCCTGGAGGGCGGCGGTACCGCGGCCGAGGCCCTGTGGGAGCTGTGGAGCGGCACCCCGTGGCCCCAGCGCCTCGAACGCGCCGCGCTGCGCGGCGGCACGGCCGGACGCAACGCCGACCGCGACCTGGACGCGGTGTGCGCGCTGTTCGACACCGCGGCGCGCGCCGAGGAGCGCACCGGCGGCCGGGGCGCGCTCAACTTCCTTGAGGAGGTCGACGCCCAGGACATCGCCGCCGACACCCTCACCCGCCGCGCCGTGCGCCCCGACGCCGTACGCCTCATGACCGCCCACCGCTCCAAGGGCCTGGAGTGGAGCCTGGTCGTCGTCGCGGGCGTCCAGGAAGGCCTCTGGCCCGATCTGCGCCGCCGAGGCTCGCTCCTGGAGGCCGACCGCATCGGCCGCGACGGCCTCGCCGAACCGCTCACCCCCGGCGCCCTCCTGGCCGAGGAGCGCCGCCTCTTCTACGTCGCCGCCACCCGCGCGCGCGACCGTCTCGTAGTGACGGCGGTCAAGGCCCCGGCCGACGACGGCGATCAGCCCTCCCGCTTCCTCGCCGAGCTCGGCGAGGAGCCGAAGGACGTCACCGGCCGGCCCCGCCGCCCGCTGGCCGTCGCCGCGCTGGTGGCGGAGCTGCGCGCCACCACCGTCGACCCGGAGGCGTCCGAGGCGCTGCGGGACGCCGCCGCCCGCCGCCTCGCCCGCCTCGCGGCCCTCACCGACGACGAGGGCCAGCCGCTCGTCCCCGCGGCCCACCCGGACCGCTGGTGGGGGTTGAACGAGCCGACGCGCTCCGCGGTTCCCCTGCGCGACCGCGATCACCCGGTCGTGCTCTCCGGCAGCGCGCTCGACCAGCTCGCCAACACCTGCGCGCTGCAGTGGTTCCTGGGCCGCGAGGTGAAGGCCGACGCGCCCGCGACCGCCGCGCAGGGCTTCGGCAACGTGGTGCACGTGCTGGCGGACGAGGTCGCCTCCGGGCGTACGCCCGCCGATCTGGCCGTGCTGATGGAACGGCTGGACTCGGTGTGGGACGCGCTGGCCTTCGACGCGCCCTGGAAGTCGGCCCAGGAGAAGAACAACGCGCGCGTGGCGCTGGAGCGGTTCCTGCGCTGGCACACGCTCGACCGGACGGGCCGCACCCCCGTCGCCACCGAGCACGACTTCGACGTGACGCTGGAGGCCGGCGAGTACGAGGTCCGCATCCGCGGCTCCATGGACCGGGTGGAGCAGGACGAGGCGGGCCGCGCCTATGTCGTCGACTTCAAGACCGGCAAGCAGGCACCCACCGCGAACGAGGTGGCCGCGCATCCGCAGCTGGCGGTCTATCAGCTGGCGGTCGAGCGGGGCGCGGTCGACGAGGCGTTCGCGGGCGAGCGCCCCGCGTCCGGCGGCGCCGAGCTGGTCCATCTGCGTCAGCCCGCCCCCAAGAAGGAGGGCGGCGAGGCGTACCCGAAGGTCCAGGCGCAGGAGCCGCTGGCGGGGGAGTGGGTCGGCGACCTCCTGGCCACGGCCGCGGGCCGGGTCCTGGACGAGCACTTCACCCCGAACCCGGGCCAGCACTGCACGAACTGCACTTTCCGTACGTCGTGCTCGGCCCAGCCGGAGGGGCGGCAGGTGCTGGAGTGA
- a CDS encoding dipeptidase: MSETPDNAVQTAVDDTVRAYIEQHRAAFLDDLAQWLRIPSVSAQPEHDGDVRRSADWLAAKLKETGFPVTEVLPTPGAPAVYAEWPSGDPEAPTVLVYGHHDVQPAAREDGWHTEPFEPELRDGRLYGRGAADDKGQVFFHTLGVRAHLAATGRTAPAVNLKLLVEGEEESGSPNFRALVEAHADRFAADAVIVSDTGMWSENTPTVCTGMRGLAECEIRLYGPDQDIHSGSFGGAVPNPATAAARLVAALHDADERVAVPGFYDGIAELTDAERELVAELPFDEAEWLRTAKSRAPHGEAGYSTLERVWARPTAEVNGIGGGYQGPGGKTIIPSSAMVKLSFRLVAGQDPERVEKLVTEWVAAQVPAGIRHEIAFSAGTRPCLTPLDHPALQSVVRAMGRAFGQKIRFTREGGSGPAADLQDVLGAPVLFLGISVPSDGWHAPNEKVEVDLLLKGVETTAHLWGDLAATRR, encoded by the coding sequence ATGAGCGAGACCCCGGACAACGCCGTCCAGACCGCAGTCGACGACACCGTGCGCGCGTACATCGAGCAGCACCGCGCCGCCTTCCTCGACGACCTCGCGCAGTGGCTGCGGATCCCGTCCGTGTCGGCCCAGCCCGAGCACGACGGCGACGTACGGCGCAGCGCCGACTGGCTGGCCGCCAAGCTCAAGGAGACCGGCTTCCCGGTCACCGAGGTCCTCCCGACCCCGGGCGCCCCGGCCGTCTACGCGGAGTGGCCCTCCGGCGACCCCGAGGCCCCCACCGTGCTCGTCTACGGCCACCACGACGTGCAGCCCGCCGCACGCGAGGACGGCTGGCACACCGAGCCCTTCGAGCCGGAGCTGCGCGACGGCCGGCTGTACGGGCGGGGCGCGGCCGACGACAAGGGCCAGGTGTTCTTCCACACCCTGGGCGTGCGGGCGCACCTCGCCGCCACCGGCCGCACCGCCCCCGCCGTCAACCTCAAGCTCCTGGTCGAGGGCGAGGAGGAGTCCGGCTCGCCGAACTTCCGCGCTCTCGTCGAGGCGCACGCGGACCGCTTCGCCGCCGACGCCGTGATCGTCTCCGACACCGGCATGTGGTCGGAGAACACACCTACGGTGTGCACGGGCATGCGCGGCCTCGCCGAGTGCGAGATCCGGCTGTACGGACCGGACCAGGACATCCACTCCGGCTCCTTCGGCGGCGCCGTGCCCAACCCGGCCACCGCCGCCGCCCGCCTGGTCGCGGCGCTGCACGATGCCGACGAGCGGGTCGCCGTGCCCGGCTTCTACGACGGCATCGCCGAGCTGACGGACGCCGAGCGCGAGCTCGTCGCCGAGCTGCCCTTCGACGAGGCCGAGTGGCTGCGTACCGCCAAGTCCCGCGCCCCCCACGGCGAAGCCGGCTACTCGACGCTTGAGCGCGTCTGGGCCCGGCCGACCGCCGAGGTCAACGGCATCGGCGGCGGCTACCAGGGCCCCGGCGGCAAGACGATCATCCCCTCGTCGGCGATGGTGAAGCTGTCGTTCCGGCTGGTCGCCGGGCAGGATCCGGAACGGGTCGAGAAGCTGGTCACCGAGTGGGTCGCCGCCCAGGTCCCGGCCGGCATCCGGCACGAGATCGCCTTCAGCGCGGGCACCCGCCCCTGTCTGACGCCGCTGGACCACCCGGCCCTGCAGTCCGTCGTACGGGCCATGGGCCGCGCCTTCGGCCAGAAGATCCGCTTCACGCGCGAGGGCGGCTCCGGCCCGGCCGCCGACCTCCAGGACGTGCTCGGCGCGCCGGTGCTCTTCCTGGGGATCTCCGTCCCGTCCGACGGCTGGCACGCGCCCAACGAGAAGGTCGAGGTCGACCTCCTCCTCAAGGGCGTCGAGACGACCGCCCACCTGTGGGGCGACCTCGCCGCCACACGGCGGTGA
- a CDS encoding UvrD-helicase domain-containing protein: MPILTDPEELKELLGIPFTPEQTACITAPPAPQVVVAGAGSGKTTVMAARVVWLVGTGQVAPEQVLGLTFTNKAAGELAERVRTALVRAGITDPDAIDPDNPPGEPRISTYHAFAGQLLTDHGLRIGLEPTSRLLADATRYQLAARVLREAPGPYPALTKSFASLVSDLLALDAELAEHLVRPEELWAYDQELLRALEGARLSNADLRKVPEAAEGRLELLDLTVRYRDAKKSRDLLDFGDQIALSAELALTRPEVGRILRDEFRVVLLDEYQDTSVAQRRLLAALFGEGTGHAVTAVGDPCQAIYGWRGASVANLDDFPRHFPYADGRPATRHSLSENRRSGGRLLDLANSLAAPLRAMHAGVEALRPAPGAERDGTVRIALLDTHQEEIDWLADSLAHLVRTGKEPGEIAVLCRTAGDFPQIQGALVARDIPVEVVGLSGLLHLPEVADLVAVCEVLQDPGANASLVRVLTGPRWRTGPRDLALLGRRARHLVRRERAGSDDPDQRLADAVEGVDPAEVISLADALDTFLESGDGEDDGLPFSAEARVRFARLAAELRDLRRSLADPLMDVLHRVLTTTGLEVELSASPHALAARRRETLGNFLDIAAGFAALDGEASLLAFLGFLRTAAQYEKGLDNALPGGENTVKVLTAHKSKGLEWDVVAVPGLVNGTFPSTQSRDAWTAQAKVLPHALRGDAPTLPATPEWDAKGLKAFKEELKEHQHTEELRLGYVTFTRPRSLLLGSGHWWGPSQKKPRGPSDFLEALYAHCEAGHGEIEAWADVPAEDAENPALSESAATHAWPLPLDPTSLARRRKAAETVLAYLDAEGAAGVEPHYAREDSVHARVEADFPSGEAFYEDGSYEDDPLPPDDFDAFGNADDLDALSALEDGWESLPTQRPAPTQRPAPAEPPAPADGHARADVPAQPSRPHTDSAPQRVLTPEERRAMASWDRDLEALTTELRRARATSREVQVPPSLTASDLLRLAADPDGFAQDLARPMPKPPQPAARRGTRFHAWVESRFEELPLPMLGPDELPGGDESDADIADERDLAALKEAFERSPYARRTPLRIEAPVQVTLAGRVIRGRIDAVYPGERPGTYEIVDWKTGRGATGDPLQLAVYRLAWAEQHGVPLESVTAAFLYVRTGDTVRPARLPGRAELERILLGGTSGTGAPGGEHGHAREEAALAPSPGPAGTPADMPPPPAG, translated from the coding sequence GTGCCCATCCTCACCGACCCCGAAGAGCTCAAGGAGCTCCTCGGCATCCCGTTCACCCCGGAGCAGACGGCGTGCATCACGGCCCCGCCCGCCCCGCAGGTCGTCGTGGCCGGCGCCGGGTCCGGGAAGACCACCGTCATGGCGGCCCGGGTGGTCTGGCTGGTCGGCACCGGGCAGGTCGCCCCCGAGCAGGTCCTCGGCCTGACCTTCACCAACAAGGCCGCGGGCGAGCTCGCCGAGCGGGTCCGGACGGCGCTGGTCCGCGCGGGCATCACCGACCCGGACGCGATCGACCCCGACAACCCCCCGGGCGAGCCGCGGATCTCGACGTACCACGCGTTCGCCGGACAGCTCCTGACCGATCACGGTCTGCGGATAGGTCTTGAGCCCACCTCCCGGCTGCTCGCGGACGCCACCCGCTACCAGCTCGCGGCCCGTGTGCTGCGCGAGGCGCCCGGCCCCTACCCCGCGCTGACCAAGTCCTTCGCCTCCCTTGTCAGCGACCTGCTGGCGCTGGATGCGGAGCTCGCCGAGCACCTCGTACGACCGGAGGAGCTGTGGGCGTACGACCAGGAGCTGCTCCGGGCGCTGGAGGGCGCCAGGCTCAGCAACGCGGATCTGCGCAAGGTGCCCGAAGCGGCCGAGGGTCGGCTGGAACTCCTCGACCTCACCGTCCGTTACCGGGATGCCAAGAAGTCCCGTGACCTGCTCGACTTCGGTGACCAGATCGCGCTCTCCGCCGAGCTCGCCCTCACCCGCCCCGAGGTCGGCCGGATCCTGCGCGACGAGTTCCGCGTCGTGCTGCTCGACGAGTACCAGGACACATCGGTCGCCCAGCGCCGGCTGCTCGCGGCCCTGTTCGGCGAGGGGACCGGACACGCCGTGACGGCCGTCGGCGACCCCTGCCAGGCCATCTACGGCTGGCGCGGCGCCTCGGTGGCCAACCTCGACGACTTCCCGCGCCACTTCCCGTACGCGGACGGCCGCCCGGCCACCCGCCACTCGCTGAGCGAGAACCGCCGCAGCGGCGGCCGTCTGCTCGACCTCGCCAACTCGCTGGCCGCGCCGCTGCGCGCGATGCACGCGGGCGTGGAGGCGCTGCGCCCCGCCCCCGGCGCCGAGCGCGACGGCACGGTCCGCATCGCCCTGCTCGACACCCACCAGGAAGAGATCGACTGGCTCGCGGACTCCCTCGCGCACCTCGTCCGCACCGGCAAGGAGCCCGGCGAGATCGCCGTCCTGTGCCGGACGGCGGGCGACTTCCCGCAGATCCAGGGCGCGCTCGTCGCGCGCGACATCCCGGTCGAGGTCGTCGGCCTCTCCGGGCTGCTCCACCTTCCCGAGGTCGCCGACCTCGTGGCGGTCTGCGAAGTCCTCCAGGACCCGGGCGCCAACGCCTCGCTCGTCCGCGTCCTGACCGGCCCGCGCTGGCGCACCGGCCCTCGCGACCTCGCCCTGCTCGGCCGCCGCGCCCGCCATCTCGTACGGCGCGAGAGGGCCGGGTCCGACGACCCGGACCAGCGGCTCGCGGACGCCGTGGAAGGCGTCGACCCGGCCGAGGTGATCTCCCTCGCGGACGCGCTCGACACCTTCCTGGAGTCGGGCGACGGCGAGGACGACGGGCTGCCGTTCTCGGCCGAGGCGCGGGTCCGCTTCGCCCGGCTCGCCGCCGAGCTGCGCGATCTGCGCCGCTCGCTCGCCGACCCGCTCATGGACGTGCTCCACCGCGTGCTCACCACCACCGGCCTGGAGGTCGAGCTCTCGGCCTCGCCGCACGCCCTGGCCGCCCGGCGCCGCGAGACCCTCGGCAACTTCCTGGACATAGCGGCGGGGTTCGCGGCCCTCGACGGCGAGGCCTCGCTGCTGGCCTTCCTCGGCTTCCTGCGCACCGCCGCCCAGTACGAGAAGGGCCTGGACAACGCCCTGCCCGGCGGCGAGAACACGGTGAAGGTGCTCACCGCCCACAAGTCCAAAGGACTTGAGTGGGACGTGGTCGCCGTCCCCGGCCTGGTCAACGGAACCTTCCCCTCCACCCAGTCGCGGGACGCCTGGACGGCCCAGGCCAAGGTCCTCCCGCACGCGCTGCGCGGCGACGCCCCGACCCTCCCGGCCACTCCGGAGTGGGACGCCAAGGGCCTCAAGGCCTTCAAGGAGGAGCTGAAGGAGCACCAGCACACCGAGGAACTGCGCCTGGGCTACGTCACGTTCACGCGCCCCCGCTCGCTGCTCCTCGGCTCGGGCCACTGGTGGGGCCCGAGCCAGAAGAAGCCGCGCGGCCCGTCCGACTTCCTGGAGGCGCTGTACGCCCACTGCGAGGCGGGCCACGGCGAGATCGAGGCCTGGGCCGACGTGCCGGCCGAGGACGCCGAGAACCCGGCCCTGAGCGAGTCGGCCGCCACGCACGCGTGGCCGCTCCCGCTCGACCCCACGTCCCTGGCGCGCCGACGGAAGGCGGCCGAGACGGTCCTGGCGTACCTGGACGCGGAGGGGGCGGCCGGCGTCGAGCCGCACTACGCGCGGGAGGACTCGGTTCACGCGCGCGTGGAGGCCGACTTCCCCTCCGGGGAAGCGTTCTACGAGGACGGCTCCTACGAGGACGACCCGCTGCCGCCCGACGACTTCGACGCCTTCGGTAACGCGGACGACCTGGATGCCCTCTCCGCGCTGGAGGACGGCTGGGAGAGCCTGCCGACTCAGCGTCCGGCACCGACTCAGCGCCCGGCACCGGCGGAGCCCCCGGCACCGGCCGACGGCCACGCGCGCGCCGACGTGCCCGCCCAGCCCTCCCGCCCCCATACCGACTCCGCTCCGCAGCGCGTCCTCACTCCCGAGGAGCGCCGCGCCATGGCCTCCTGGGACCGCGACCTGGAGGCCCTCACCACTGAGCTCCGCCGCGCCCGCGCCACCAGCCGCGAGGTCCAGGTGCCGCCATCGCTCACGGCCTCCGACCTGCTGCGGCTCGCCGCGGACCCGGACGGCTTCGCCCAGGACCTGGCCCGCCCGATGCCGAAGCCGCCGCAGCCCGCAGCCCGCCGCGGCACCCGGTTCCACGCCTGGGTGGAGTCCCGCTTCGAGGAGCTGCCGCTGCCCATGCTCGGCCCCGACGAGCTCCCCGGCGGCGACGAGAGCGACGCCGACATCGCGGACGAGCGCGACCTGGCGGCCCTCAAGGAGGCGTTCGAGCGCTCCCCGTACGCCCGGCGCACCCCGCTCCGCATCGAAGCGCCGGTCCAGGTCACGCTGGCGGGCCGGGTGATCCGCGGCCGTATCGACGCGGTGTACCCGGGCGAGCGGCCGGGCACGTACGAGATCGTCGACTGGAAGACCGGCCGCGGTGCCACCGGCGACCCGCTCCAGCTCGCCGTCTACCGCCTCGCCTGGGCCGAGCAGCACGGCGTCCCGCTGGAATCCGTCACGGCCGCCTTCCTGTACGTACGTACAGGGGACACGGTCCGCCCCGCCCGCCTGCCGGGCCGCGCCGAGCTGGAGCGGATCCTGCTGGGCGGGACGAGCGGCACCGGCGCACCGGGCGGCGAGCACGGGCACGCGCGCGAGGAGGCCGCCCTCGCGCCCTCACCAGGCCCGGCCGGGACACCGGCGGACATGCCACCACCACCAGCCGGATAG
- a CDS encoding mycoredoxin, with protein sequence MPGTVTMYSTTWCGYCRRLKSQMDREGITYNEINIEQDPESAAFVEKANGGNQTVPTVLFADGSTLTNPSLAQVKQKIGV encoded by the coding sequence ATGCCGGGCACTGTGACGATGTACAGCACCACGTGGTGCGGCTACTGCCGTCGGCTGAAGAGCCAGATGGACCGCGAGGGCATCACGTACAACGAGATCAACATCGAGCAGGACCCGGAGTCGGCGGCCTTCGTCGAGAAGGCCAACGGGGGCAACCAGACGGTGCCGACCGTGCTCTTCGCCGACGGCTCGACGCTGACGAACCCGTCGCTCGCGCAGGTCAAGCAGAAGATAGGCGTCTGA
- the nudC gene encoding NAD(+) diphosphatase — protein MSTTSTTSSDAAADRPIGLAAPISLTEASGIDRAAHHRLDEAWLAAAWSHPTTRVFVVSGGQVLIDDTADGRTELVMTPAFEAPVTETHRYFLGTDDDGVSYFALQKDSLPGRMDQSARAAGLREAGLLLSPRDTGLMVHAVALENWQRLHRFCSRCGERTVIAAAGHIRRCQACGAEHYPRTDPAVIMLVTDEEDRALLGRQVHWPEGRFSTLAGFVEPGESIEQSVRREVFEEAGVTVGEVEYVASQPWPFPSSLMLGFMAHATSSEINVDGEEIHEARWFSREDLRAAFESGEVLPPYGISIAARLIELWYGKPLPKPTH, from the coding sequence GTGAGCACCACCAGCACCACCAGCAGTGACGCCGCCGCGGACCGGCCGATCGGCCTCGCCGCACCCATCAGCCTCACCGAGGCGAGCGGCATCGACCGAGCGGCCCACCACCGCCTGGACGAGGCCTGGCTGGCGGCCGCCTGGAGCCACCCGACGACCAGGGTCTTCGTGGTCTCCGGCGGACAGGTCCTGATCGACGACACCGCCGACGGCCGTACGGAACTGGTGATGACCCCGGCCTTCGAGGCCCCGGTCACCGAGACCCACCGCTACTTCCTGGGCACCGACGACGACGGCGTCAGCTACTTCGCGCTCCAGAAGGACTCCCTGCCGGGCCGTATGGACCAGTCCGCGCGCGCGGCGGGCCTGCGCGAGGCCGGGCTGCTCCTGTCGCCCCGGGACACGGGCCTGATGGTCCACGCGGTCGCCCTGGAGAACTGGCAGCGGCTGCACCGCTTCTGCTCCCGCTGCGGCGAGCGCACGGTCATCGCGGCCGCCGGCCACATCCGCCGCTGCCAGGCGTGCGGCGCCGAGCACTACCCGCGCACCGACCCGGCCGTGATCATGCTGGTCACGGACGAGGAGGACCGCGCGCTGCTGGGCCGCCAGGTGCACTGGCCGGAGGGCCGCTTCTCGACCCTGGCCGGCTTCGTCGAGCCCGGCGAGTCCATCGAGCAGTCGGTGCGCCGCGAGGTCTTCGAGGAGGCGGGCGTCACGGTCGGCGAGGTCGAGTACGTCGCCAGCCAGCCCTGGCCCTTCCCGTCCAGCCTGATGCTCGGCTTCATGGCGCACGCCACGTCGTCCGAGATCAACGTGGACGGCGAGGAGATCCACGAGGCCCGCTGGTTCTCCCGCGAGGACCTGCGCGCCGCCTTCGAGTCGGGCGAGGTCCTGCCGCCGTACGGCATCTCGATCGCGGCCCGCCTCATCGAGCTCTGGTACGGCAAGCCGCTCCCCAAGCCCACGCACTGA